From the Candidatus Cloacimonadota bacterium genome, one window contains:
- a CDS encoding DNA methyltransferase, translating to MIINQAKIIGILKDSLYKENLGEIKWKITNLKNNLKNFKVDKLGILNIASNGQTINVSRKYIESELQQILETKTLERTKHYLNRLIKSLTEIKTSKINDINLNRWKEYNDILTDSLWILNKRDNSGAHSAEYWGNFIPQIPNQLLRRYTKKGEWVLDPFLGSGTTLIECKRLGRNGIGVELQSKVVKLAKKNIEKERDIFSKEVRTEVINGDSTQIDFKIELKRIGIKSIQFLIMHPPYWDIIKFSNDEKDLSNAKTIEDFLIAFGKVVDNTCQILDKERYFAVVIGDKYSRGEWIPLGFYTMQEVLKRKYTLKSIIVKNFEETKGKMNQKELWRYRALVGGFYIFKHEYVMLFKKKERR from the coding sequence ATGATAATTAATCAAGCTAAAATAATTGGAATTCTAAAAGATTCTCTTTATAAAGAAAATCTTGGGGAAATAAAATGGAAAATTACTAATTTAAAAAATAATTTAAAAAACTTCAAAGTTGATAAGCTGGGAATATTAAACATAGCTTCCAATGGTCAAACAATAAATGTAAGTAGAAAATACATAGAAAGTGAATTACAACAAATTTTAGAAACAAAAACATTAGAAAGAACAAAACATTATCTAAATAGGCTTATTAAGAGTTTAACGGAGATAAAAACCAGTAAAATAAACGATATTAATTTAAATCGCTGGAAAGAGTATAATGATATATTAACAGATAGCCTTTGGATTCTTAATAAAAGAGATAATTCAGGTGCTCACTCTGCTGAGTATTGGGGCAACTTCATTCCACAAATTCCAAACCAACTTCTAAGAAGATATACTAAAAAAGGAGAATGGGTTTTAGATCCTTTTCTTGGTAGTGGAACTACTTTAATTGAATGTAAAAGATTAGGAAGGAATGGGATTGGTGTAGAATTACAAAGTAAAGTTGTAAAATTAGCAAAAAAAAATATAGAAAAAGAAAGAGATATTTTTTCAAAAGAAGTGAGAACTGAAGTAATAAATGGAGATAGTACTCAAATAGATTTCAAAATTGAATTAAAGAGAATAGGGATTAAATCTATTCAATTTTTAATAATGCATCCACCCTACTGGGATATAATAAAATTTAGTAACGATGAAAAAGATTTATCCAATGCTAAAACAATTGAAGATTTCTTAATTGCTTTTGGAAAAGTTGTAGATAATACTTGTCAAATTTTAGATAAAGAAAGATATTTTGCAGTTGTTATTGGTGATAAATATTCTAGGGGAGAATGGATACCTCTTGGTTTCTATACAATGCAAGAGGTGTTAAAAAGAAAATATACTTTAAAATCTATTATCGTAAAGAACTTTGAAGAAACTAAAGGAAAAATGAACCAAAAAGAACTCTGGAGATACAGAGCCTTGGTTGGTGGATTTTACATTTTTAAACATGAATATGTTATGCTTTTTAAAAAGAAAGAAAGGAGATGA
- a CDS encoding potassium channel protein → MKDTLSLKILKKLLYAGLALIIVVLIGTIAYWFIGSRQYSILNCLYMTVITIATIGYKEIIDLSTKPGGRLFTIFLAFSGIGILTYVFSSFTAFAVEGELKETFRRRKMEKMIKKLKNHFIVCGIEKVGLHIVNELHTTQRPYLIIEADSMRTERLLEIFPDQIYIEGDATDDNVLLKSGIKKARGLFAAMEDDNINLVISLTAKQLNPDIKVVASCNELINVEKMKKAGADAVISPTSIGGLRMASEMIRPTAVSFLDTMLRDKYKNLRIEEITVSERFIGKPVSSLNLNKYHNTLLLAIKTKSGWIYKPSESYAIESENTLILMTTPEEREEIEKYILRM, encoded by the coding sequence ATGAAGGATACTTTATCGTTAAAAATTCTAAAGAAACTTTTGTACGCGGGTTTAGCACTCATAATAGTTGTTTTAATAGGGACAATAGCCTACTGGTTTATCGGGAGTAGGCAATATTCTATTTTGAATTGCCTTTATATGACAGTTATTACTATTGCTACAATTGGGTATAAGGAAATAATTGATCTTTCAACCAAGCCTGGCGGGAGATTATTTACAATATTTTTGGCGTTTTCTGGCATAGGGATTCTAACTTATGTGTTTTCAAGTTTTACTGCCTTTGCAGTAGAAGGCGAATTGAAAGAAACTTTTAGGAGACGAAAAATGGAGAAAATGATTAAAAAACTTAAAAATCACTTTATTGTATGCGGTATTGAAAAGGTGGGCTTGCACATTGTAAATGAGCTTCATACAACCCAAAGACCATATTTGATAATAGAAGCCGACTCAATGAGAACTGAAAGGCTTTTAGAGATATTTCCAGATCAGATATACATAGAAGGTGATGCTACTGATGACAATGTTCTATTAAAGTCTGGAATTAAAAAAGCGAGAGGATTATTTGCTGCTATGGAGGATGATAACATAAATCTGGTAATAAGTTTGACCGCAAAACAGTTGAATCCAGACATAAAAGTAGTCGCAAGTTGTAATGAGTTAATTAATGTTGAGAAAATGAAAAAGGCAGGGGCTGATGCTGTAATTTCTCCAACTTCTATTGGAGGGCTTAGAATGGCATCTGAAATGATAAGACCTACGGCTGTATCATTCTTAGATACAATGTTGAGGGATAAATATAAAAATTTGCGAATTGAAGAAATAACTGTTTCTGAGCGGTTTATTGGGAAACCCGTTTCATCGCTGAATCTTAATAAGTACCATAATACATTATTGTTAGCCATAAAGACAAAAAGTGGCTGGATTTACAAACCTTCTGAAAGCTATGCTATTGAATCGGAGAATACTTTAATTCTTATGACAACTCCAGAAGAAAGGGAAGAAATTGAAAAGTATATTTTGAGAATGTAA